A region of Alkalibaculum bacchi DNA encodes the following proteins:
- a CDS encoding NAD-dependent epimerase/dehydratase family protein — translation MKKILITGKNSYIGTSLKNWLLREPDKYYVDTVSARDDEWKMKDFSQFNAVFHVAGIAHVSSDPKMEDLYYKVNRDLTIEVAKKAKAEGVKQFIFMSSIIVYGDGSSHKRIIDRNTVPTPSNFYGNSKLQAEEGIRGLESDDFKIVILRPPMIYGKGSKGNYPRLANMAKKIPVFPDIDNERSMLHIDNLCEFIKVMIDNEESGLFYPQNQEYVKTSEMVKLIAEVHGKKIWMTKIFNPVLRLMFGIGVVNKVFGNLVYEQSISDYDKANYRIRTIRESIELTEVVR, via the coding sequence ATGAAGAAGATATTAATCACTGGTAAGAACAGTTACATAGGTACATCTCTAAAGAATTGGCTTTTGAGAGAGCCTGATAAATATTATGTAGATACAGTTAGTGCAAGGGATGATGAATGGAAAATGAAAGATTTCTCTCAATTTAATGCTGTATTTCATGTGGCAGGGATAGCTCATGTATCATCAGATCCGAAGATGGAAGATTTGTATTATAAAGTAAATAGAGATTTAACAATTGAAGTTGCTAAGAAGGCTAAAGCAGAAGGCGTAAAGCAGTTCATTTTTATGAGCAGTATTATTGTTTATGGTGATGGCAGTAGCCATAAAAGAATTATAGATAGAAATACAGTTCCAACACCGAGTAATTTTTATGGAAATAGTAAGCTACAGGCAGAGGAAGGTATTCGAGGTCTTGAGAGTGATGATTTTAAGATAGTTATTCTTAGACCACCAATGATATATGGGAAAGGTTCTAAAGGGAATTATCCAAGGCTTGCAAACATGGCTAAGAAGATACCGGTATTTCCTGATATTGATAATGAGCGCAGTATGCTTCATATAGATAATCTTTGTGAGTTTATTAAAGTAATGATTGATAATGAAGAAAGTGGATTGTTCTATCCACAAAATCAAGAATATGTAAAGACGAGTGAAATGGTTAAATTGATCGCAGAAGTACATGGGAAAAAGATATGGATGACTAAGATATTCAATCCAGTACTGAGATTGATGTTTGGTATTGGTGTAGTTAATAAGGTATTTGGCAATTTGGTTTATGAGCAGTCCATAAGTGACTATGATAAGGCAAATTACAGAATAAGAACAATTAGAGAATCTATTGAGTTAACGGAGGTTGTTAGGTGA
- a CDS encoding glycosyltransferase: MNNTKYSVLMSIYHKEKPDFFIESIESMLRQTIKPDEIVIVKDGPITPELEKIIDIYIQQEPGLFTIVPLKKNLGLGLALNEGLKQCKNELVARMDTDDISLENRCELQLKEFENNSGLCIVGTWTNEFYDEPSNIVTSRIVPEKHEDIMRFSRRRSPFNHPTVMYKKSAVLDCGGYQDVLRKEDIDLFIRMLHNGCLSMNIPKPLLLFRSNEDNYKRRKTWVNCRSYISVIYKFWKKGYSSTTDLVVVVIGQVVMFLSPVWLLKILSDNILRRKK; this comes from the coding sequence ATGAATAATACAAAATATAGTGTTTTGATGTCAATATACCATAAAGAAAAGCCAGATTTTTTTATTGAGAGCATTGAAAGTATGCTTAGGCAAACAATTAAGCCTGATGAAATTGTAATTGTTAAGGATGGCCCAATAACTCCAGAACTTGAAAAAATAATTGATATATATATACAACAGGAACCTGGACTTTTTACAATAGTTCCTTTAAAGAAAAATCTTGGACTAGGGTTAGCATTAAATGAGGGGCTTAAACAATGTAAAAATGAGTTAGTAGCTAGAATGGATACAGATGATATTTCATTAGAAAACAGATGCGAACTACAACTTAAAGAGTTTGAAAACAATTCAGGGCTATGCATAGTTGGAACATGGACAAATGAGTTTTACGATGAACCTTCAAATATTGTTACATCCAGGATTGTTCCAGAAAAACATGAAGATATAATGAGATTTTCAAGAAGAAGAAGCCCGTTTAATCACCCAACAGTCATGTACAAAAAATCAGCTGTATTAGATTGTGGTGGATATCAAGATGTGTTGAGAAAAGAAGATATTGATTTATTTATAAGAATGCTACATAATGGTTGTCTTTCAATGAATATTCCAAAGCCATTGTTACTATTTAGATCAAATGAAGATAACTACAAAAGAAGAAAAACATGGGTAAATTGTAGGAGTTATATTTCTGTTATCTACAAATTTTGGAAGAAGGGGTATTCAAGTACAACGGATTTAGTCGTAGTTGTTATTGGGCAGGTGGTGATGTTTTTATCTCCAGTTTGGTTGTTGAAAATTCTGTCCGATAATATCTTGAGAAGAAAGAAATAA
- a CDS encoding sugar transferase yields MVYLKIKRLIDIILSFLALIILSPVFLILIIAIKIDSKGPVLFKQKRVGIHKSHFNILKFRTMRIDTPKDCPTHLLENPDQWITKVGKFLRKTSLDELPQIWNIFVGEMSIIGPRPALWNQYDLIEERDKYGANDVPVGLTGWAQINGRDELPIDIKANLDGEYVEKMSLWFDLICFLGTISSVLRRKGVIEGGTGMIAKIKKEEKESSNS; encoded by the coding sequence ATGGTTTACTTAAAAATTAAAAGATTAATTGATATAATATTATCATTTTTAGCACTTATTATATTATCTCCAGTATTTTTAATATTAATTATTGCAATCAAAATTGACTCTAAAGGTCCGGTACTGTTCAAACAGAAAAGGGTTGGAATCCATAAGAGTCATTTTAATATATTGAAGTTTAGAACTATGAGGATAGATACTCCAAAAGATTGTCCTACACATCTATTAGAAAATCCAGATCAATGGATTACTAAGGTTGGTAAGTTCTTAAGAAAGACAAGCCTTGATGAACTGCCACAGATTTGGAACATCTTTGTAGGAGAGATGAGTATCATAGGGCCAAGACCTGCCCTTTGGAATCAATATGATCTTATAGAAGAACGGGACAAGTATGGTGCTAATGATGTGCCAGTAGGGCTTACTGGGTGGGCACAGATTAATGGCAGAGATGAGCTCCCTATTGATATTAAGGCAAATCTTGATGGAGAGTATGTTGAGAAGATGAGTTTATGGTTTGATTTAATATGTTTTCTTGGAACTATTAGTTCTGTGCTTAGAAGAAAAGGTGTTATAGAAGGTGGTACAGGGATGATAGCTAAGATTAAGAAAGAAGAAAAGGAAAGTAGCAATTCATAG
- a CDS encoding glycosyltransferase family 2 protein: MNRIRGNVGEGKMISVVIPTHNRVNLLGRAIKSAQEQTIKDIEIIVVSDGSTDGTDDYMKKNFNNDHRIKYISYNPSRNGNYARNKGIEASIGDYVAFLDDDDIWEKDKLEKQLNVIKADNRIGLVYTGLTSIYVNEGYSYVVKPELEGDISKDILMKNYIGTTSTVMVKKEIFAKSGMFDENLMALQDYDLWIRICQYTKVGIVKDSCIKYYNYTNKMQISKRTEKYEETYYYLKKKYAELFERLSSYERNIQQKNYFLAIANLAMRNGSRRIATKYSSKALKSKLTLKGVAFLFLSIIGNYKYALMLRKKFNV; this comes from the coding sequence ATGAATAGAATTAGAGGTAATGTGGGGGAAGGAAAAATGATAAGTGTTGTAATACCAACTCATAATAGAGTTAATCTATTAGGAAGAGCAATAAAAAGTGCTCAAGAACAAACGATAAAAGATATTGAAATTATAGTAGTATCTGATGGTTCAACTGATGGAACCGATGACTATATGAAAAAAAACTTTAATAATGACCATAGAATTAAATATATCTCTTATAATCCATCTAGAAATGGTAATTATGCAAGAAACAAAGGTATTGAAGCGTCTATAGGAGATTATGTAGCCTTTCTTGATGATGATGATATTTGGGAAAAAGATAAATTGGAAAAACAATTAAATGTAATCAAGGCAGACAATAGAATTGGACTTGTATACACTGGATTAACTTCAATATATGTGAATGAAGGATATTCATACGTTGTTAAGCCAGAATTGGAAGGCGATATATCTAAAGATATATTGATGAAAAATTACATAGGGACAACTTCTACAGTAATGGTAAAAAAAGAAATCTTTGCTAAAAGTGGTATGTTTGATGAGAATTTAATGGCTCTGCAAGACTATGATTTATGGATAAGAATATGTCAATATACAAAAGTAGGAATTGTTAAAGATTCTTGTATTAAATATTACAATTATACAAATAAAATGCAGATATCCAAAAGAACAGAAAAATATGAAGAAACCTATTATTATCTTAAAAAAAAATATGCTGAATTATTCGAAAGATTGTCATCATATGAAAGAAATATTCAACAGAAGAATTATTTTCTTGCGATTGCAAACTTAGCAATGAGGAATGGTTCAAGAAGAATTGCAACGAAATATTCTTCTAAGGCTTTAAAATCTAAACTTACATTAAAAGGGGTTGCTTTTTTATTTCTATCTATAATTGGAAATTATAAGTATGCTTTAATGCTGCGTAAAAAGTTTAATGTTTAA